From Paenibacillus sp. GP183, one genomic window encodes:
- a CDS encoding DUF4023 family protein, with protein sequence MDSHFISKLHEKQRKAEKNLKTQGKKHPEKQLPTHRH encoded by the coding sequence ACAGTCATTTCATTTCTAAACTTCATGAGAAGCAGAGAAAAGCCGAGAAGAACTTGAAGACGCAAGGGAAAAAGCATCCGGAGAAACAGCTGCCGACTCATCGACATTAG